The Primulina eburnea isolate SZY01 chromosome 12, ASM2296580v1, whole genome shotgun sequence genome includes the window GACGAAAAAGAATGTAGCACCTtgttcaggagaagaattaagGAAGCCCTAGATTCCTCGGGAGTAAAGTAAGGTGGAATCGAAACAGAAAAGTTAAAGGTGGAACTGGATTTGGAGGAGCTTCCAGATAGGGCGGAGGAGTCGATTGCTACACGTGCGATGCCGCTCGCAACCTCGAACACTGCGGAGGATGTGAGAGACGAACCCTTGCCGCCGAGCGACACCAGTCGTGTACCCGCCGCAGCCGCCATGGCTGCTAAAATTAggaattttgtttaaaaaacaaaaaagaagtTAAAGACTTCATGGGCTGCTGAGCCCAGTACTAACCGGGTTTACTGAAAATGGTTAAATTAATGATTAAAATCcacaaattaattattaatttgattatattttaGTTAATTGATGCAACCAACAGATTGTATACTACACCAACCGTCGtaataatttcatattttatctaAGAGTAGGCCTCTTCTGATACGgtttcatgaatctttatccgtaagacgggtcaactttaccgatattcacaataaaaagtaatagttttagcataaaaagtaatatttttcattgatgacccaaataagagaatCATTTCgaaaaatacgacccgtgagaccgtctcacacaattttttgcatTTACCTAAACTAATAATAGTGGCACACAATATAAAGATTTTAcgttaaattatatttttaaaaaaaattcaaaattgccTAATTAATTTTTTGCACTTACTctaacattttcaaaatcagttcaaaagatgaaaactaagaaaatgaaaacaaaacgtGGAAAATAAAAGTTGAGGGAGTTTAGTTAGACCTAGTCACGGGCCTGGTTATACCTGGACATGGACTCAGCCCTTGGTCAACGAGTTTGACTCAGAACCATGACCATAACAGATCAAACACGGTCTGATTAAAATGATGTGACTGTTGTACAACGTTAAACCCGACAATCAATATTAGTCCTTATAAATACATCTCACCACTTTCATTTTTTCCACACATTTCTCAATCTCTAATTtttaattcaaactttatttctctattatcaaaatatcaattattgttcatttatttttctaattacttcaattttatttttataaaaataatctgTCAGAGTCATAGTGGTTAAGTCGGTTGAAGTCATAGTGGTAAGGGACAAAGGAAAGAACATCATGCCCGAGTTTGAGGATCGTGATTTTTCTTTATTCAATGTGGACGATTACAATCTTGATTTTTTCGATGAGAATCAACAAGAATAAGAGGTGGCCAAACAAACATATCATCATCAAAGTCAAGAAAGTTTGAACAATCCAACGATGAAACTCAAGCGGTGTTTCACCACACATCTAATGTCTtcatcaaatattttgaaaatgtggtgcTTTCCTCTGGTGActaattaaagaatttattaGTTTTTTAAACAATAAAGTTTCTTTGTGTTTGGATATTTGGATTGACCATTGACCTTTTTTTTTACGATTCTTTGGACTATATTACGGAAACGATTCCATCTACCCCAATTACTTTTTTAATATTAGAACTCATTTATATGATATTTATAATGAATATAGCACCAAATATAGTGAACATATTGTTCCACATTAACTACAATTCACTAATAATATCACTTCTAAACTTACTAAAACACAACTTTTATTAAGAGAACATGCGAAACTTCCACGAAGATCCTAAAGTTTCAGTCATGAACTTGAAAATTATTTTGCAATTTTGATTTTAGTGATGCATATGAGGACAATTTCGACATATTGCAATGTTGATTTCAATAGTTGCATAGGAACGAGATTTTAATATCAGAAAAAATACATTAGATGATAGACGTTATAGCTTAAAACTGAAAATTTTGGAAGCCCGTTGCTTCTTCAATGATTAGTCAAAAGCCACTACACGAATACAAGATGTTAAAAGTGATGAAAAAGATCAAGACAAAATtgaatgaacatctggaacGACGACAGGAGGAACTATGAGTGATTGAGCAATGCTACTCCTATATATAAGTACGTAAAGGTAAGCAAACTACGCGGCTTTGATTGTTCTACATCAAAAGATTATATGTATGCAACTTATATAGCTATACTATATAGTTATAACTATATAAGTGCAAGCCctcttttttatatttttttgttgtatGTGATACCTTGAAAACTTGAATATTGGTTCATGAAATAGTGCGACGGGTTGTGTACTAAACGCGTACCCTTCACTAGCTAGAAAAATCCAGGTAGTGTACTCAACGCTACATTGCTTGGATTTTCCAGGTAGCTCCTTTGCTCGCTTTGAGTTCGGATTAGAACCGCGGTGTTATTGTTTCGAGTTTTCCTTAATCTCTTTGCTTAATTTCTATTCATTAAACCTACAAATTCCAACATCATTTTGttattctttaaatttaattaaaaaaacatatgGGTTGACCCGTACTTGTACCTGGACTCGAACCCCCGGGTTCAAAACCTGGATCGTAATCGTCCTACACAATTACAGTTAAGGGTTAGGATTTTGTAGACCCTAATCCACTGAGTCCAATCCAGGCCCGACCTGTGGTAAGATCTAAGTTTAGTGGGAGAAAAAACTACATTACGGAGTAGGCGGAGaaagttgaatttttttattaccaTTTTTCCATTTGAATATGTGATTCTCACAATGATGTTTAtggatatttatatataattacaTTGATGTAATCAAGTTAAACCAGAAAAATCAAGAGAATGTAGTATCCGGCATTCACAGTCGTCTCTACATTTCCATGCGGAAATAAAAGAATTAaacatgaataaaaatattCGGTATAAATCTATGTTTTTTATCCTTTGTAGAAAACTTAATGTATCAGGACTTCTTCCTAAGGTTTGTCATGGAACAGAAAAATCAAATTACAAGACATTATTAGTTCACACTCGACTTTATGTCGAGGCACAAGATCTTATTTTTATCAATTGGAAAGCTCAGTGCCCCAGAAGGATTTTCTTGTTCTTAAGCATCAATATGATCAAGATTAAAATTCCTTCAAACGTTTTGAGAGCCTTTGCGCCGTATCCTCTTTTCGATCGGAAAGGGTGAAAATGAGTGCATGAGTGTACAAAAAAGTCTGATTATTTAGGAATATACATGTGTATCGAAAGTAATTTAATGTCCATTTGAAATTCTTTTGAatctatctcttttaattttcttgtgctatcttatttgaatttttaagaagacaaatcaagatatacaatatacatatgattttggaagaaaactacaatgcaataattctttaaaattaaggtaatttcgaaataatatgtatttgagataaaaaatttatgattattaaatagtACATTAATGTCCATTGGAATACTTTGTTGTAATGATAATTTTTAAcactcaaccaattttatttttagaaaatttaaataaactaattcaatatagaatttttttagtaagtattttgagaaataaattaattaaaatagcaaaatttatttttggatgatttacttcatgagtgatactgaacattgtaatcatttttattttaaatttatttatatagtttttagttaaactgattgatataattaatgcaaaaaattttaatatagtttacATTTTAAATATAGTTTACAATTtgagtaaataaataaaaaatttatacatAATACATTTAATAACAGATCTTATTCATTTCAATTTTTGGGTATATCAATGAATTATGGTGGTTTCTTGCAGTTTTtataattatgtattttataaaATGCTTTTGGCCGGAACATTTGCCATATGGTTTTATACTATCCTGAGATAAgcaataatatcaatattaacaCGGCTGAAAGAAACTAAAATACTTTTTGAGTAAGTGAGTAATGGGTTGTGAGTTATATAGGTCGACTTTTCAACCAGGTAGCATGCGTACTATGGCTGGACCTTCTCGAGTCTCGACTACACATTGTATGTTGGATCCATGGCTGGATTTGGTTTTGCTTATGGAGGAACCAATGCTATCTTTTGGAGTTCACTGGCAAGAGTAACTTTGTCATGGGTCATTTTACCTGTAGTCGGAGCATTGATGTCATTCCTTTTCTATAAATGCATTCGAAGGGTATGTTCATCTGTTGCACAAATCTTGATCACAAAGTAGCATTGCTACATAATTTTTTTCTGAAACTCTAAGTCTCCTTAATATTTCTAGTTTGTTTACAGTGCTCAAATCCAGGACAAGCAGCCGCTGCAGCTGCACCAATTGCTGTCTTTTTAGGAGTGACCGGCATTTCTTTTGCAGCATTCCCTCCCGGCAAGACCCTTTACATAGCTTTTGCTCAGGCCTTAGCCTGTGGTGCTGCAGCTGCATTTTTAGTCGACAGAATCACAAGAAAGCAATTAGGCCACCTCCTTGCCAAGTCTGCTAAAGCAGATTCAGAGCCAAAGGAGGAAACCCATCTCAGTAAAAATATTGGCTTTCTATCCGATATAGCTGGCCCTACAGCCACCCAATTAGAACTAGTTTATGAAGTATTTGGCTACATGCAGATTTTATCAGCCAGCTTCATGTCATTTGCACATGGAGGAAATGACGTGTCCAATGCCATTGGCGCTTTGGCCGCAGCTATGTCCATTCTCCAAGGTGGCTTCAGTGGGACTGAGATTGTGATTCCTAATGATATTCTATCATGGGGTAGGATTTGGGATTGTTGCTGGGCTCATGATTTGTGGATACCGAGTTAACACTACTATTGGGAAGAAAATTGCAGAACTAACTCCAACTCGAGGATTTGCTGCTGAATTTGCCGCAGCATCCGTGGTTTTAGGGGAAACGAAACTGGGGCTCCCTATTTCTGCTACTCATACTCTGGTGGGGGCAGTGATGGGGGTAGGATTTGCTAGAGGGCTTAAGAGTGTACGAGCTGAGAGGTGACTGAGAGAGATTGTCACTTCTTGGGTTGTGACAATTCCCGCTGGTGCAACATTTGCCGTCATTTACACTTGGATCTTGGCCAAGGTCTTTTGTACTTTAACTGTATATTAGAAGATTTTAAACATTTTGGGTTTATTGTAAGCTGGaaaattaaaagatttgaattatgTCGTCACCACTGACTATATCATTCCTTTGATGTTCAATCTAAAATTTCCCTTATTTTCATCTTGTTTAATTCCAGTTCTTTTACAGATGCATCCAATACAAGTTTGAAGGAAACTATTACAGAAGAAATACCGAACGGATCATTCCACAAATACTGCAGTGCTTCTTGTTCTGAGTATCAAGCCAGCAAAAGAGATTTATGGAGATATCTCTTGTATAGAATTTAGACTTGGCTCCCATTCAGGCTCCTTCCATTTCGGCCTTTGGATTGGTGGTACAAATGGTCTCCTCTTTCTCACATTTTGTTTGACGACACTACTTGACCAAGTGTCTTTACAGATATAAAAGTCCCTAGCAGAACCTACTGATTCATCTAACCAATCATCTCCAACATCTTCAACCTCTTTCCATTTCAAGATTGACACGCTACTCTCATCAGTTTCATTAGTTCTCCCTTTTTGTGAGGATCTACGCTTCAATTTCTCCACGGTAGTAGACCGAATCACATAGTATTTATGCCCGGGTAACAGCATATCATCAGCTGATAAAAGGGATTCATAGGGACGCTTGAAGACGTTAGGCCTAGTAATACACATACCTGGATATTTCCGAATCACGGTCGAGGCAGAGACTGCACTTTGATACATTTCTATTCGACCACCAGCATGAACTATTCGAACGGAAAGAGCTTTGAGTTGTGTGCTTGCACTGAATGAAATAGTTTCATCTTGCAGCTCCACTCTTTTGGAATTGTTTGCTTTGCTGGAACTAGCCCATAAACACGAGAACATCTTTTCGGCATCACTAAGGTCCTTGCAGAATTTTGTGCATAGTGCATgcttataataattaaagtcGGCAACTTTCTTGGGCCTCTAGGATCTCAAAAGTAGTAAAGCTTTGTTGATGGCAAAAATCCTTTTTTGTCTTGAAGGGCTATGCATATTCAGAATTTTATCGAAGGGTCCAATGACAAGTCCAAATCTCAGAGCTGACAAAGAATATCAGACAAGAAAGTAGTTTCTCGGTTTCTCCTCCTACGTTGATAACAAAAATAAGGAATCAAACTTATAAAAGCATCCACCATGTTGCTAAAAATAACCTGGGATGTCGCTTCTTTGCCAGGCTTGCAAACACATTCGAGTGTTGATATCGTACTCCCAAAGCCCTGATAATACCTGCCGTTCCAGCTTCTTCTTTCTTCCACTAATCCAGTTGTTATGAAGGATGAGACAACCTTTATCCGTGCATATATTCTTTATGTCTTTTTCCTCCCAGAGGCCTCCATATGCACCATTTGGAAAGAGGTCTCTGTTCAAGAAATGAACCAACAAATTTGTTTCAGGCTCCACGCATTGGTTATCATCTAATCTGTTGGACCCACCTTCACCACATAATGTGTCGTAGAAACTCGGTTGTTCAGAGAAATTGGAGTTAGCTGCATGCTTCACTACCTTCTCCAATGCCTTGATGGTAATAGTGTCCGAATGAGCATAATAGAAACCAGAGTTAAGGCGTCGAGGTAAGTTTATTGGCCCTGCAAGAAGATAACATGTTTGAGTGGCTAAGAAACATAAGATTCGGATCTCTCAAGTTCATTTTTCCATTATTCCGTTACCTGCAGTGTTATATTCATCGGACTGGACCACAAGAACAGCGGGACCAAAAGACCTAAGATAGGGCAATGGATTCTCAAACCAGTACACATCCACATCACTTAAAAGTACATTATAACCAAGCTTTAGTATCTGTAAAACCATTCTTGACTTGACTTTTGTTACTTTCCGAAAACATTCGGTCCCAAAATGGCAGTCATCGAAGCTGATGTTGGTTGGAGGATTTGAAAACTTGATCACTGGGAGGCCCTAGCATTGTATGCATAAGAAAATGTCAATATAACAATGTCTACTCTCATGGAAATGTTGGAAAATGAGTCGCGTAAAAGTTCAAGACAACTAAAGCCCAAGAAGTTAATTGGATTTCTAATATTCCTGAGCATATAACTTTCTTTCGAGGTATCACCTGCATGATGGAGAACTCGTATATTTCAGTGTCCAGAGCACAGACCAAGAAATTTGACAATTGGAGGTGGCGAAGCCTGCACACCCAGCTCATTAGCATATCTTTGTAACTATATCCAGCAACACCTAGTACAATTGTCTTGTTCTGATCAGCACGAATTGACAGAAGATTCTCAAGAGAGAATGACAGTGTCATTGAGTTCCACAATCTTGACTGCTCATTCACTAGGCGTCCTTCAGTTTCTTCGAGTGATTTTATTGAATCAAGACAACCCTGTATTTCCTCTTCCATTGGAGACAGAGATACGCCTTTTTTCCACAAGTTCAATGATCTTTTATAACCCGGTTTATAAGCAATGTGTTGGTTTTTATTAACAAAAAGATAGTGTCCTCCGTACTCAAATAGCATGAGCACACTTGAATAGTTAGCTTTGCGAAAAGAAAATGATCCATAAAGCATTCCCAGAAGGGAATTGCCATGTAGTTCCCAACTTCTACTCGATATGTAACTTTCTTGGTGAAGGTCGTTGAGGTAAAAACTTGAAATAGTCGGACTAGCATCGATTACAAGCCTAAAATCAGAGTTCATGGCCTCGGTAATGAGCCATTGATTGTGGAGTCCTTTGCCATACAAAAACGGTGGAAGGATGCCCTTATGAAGAGGCAAATCCCCGTTATTCCATGCGATGATCATTCTTTCTCCAAATAGCTTTCCACACGATCTCTGAGAAAGAAACTCCTGCAACTGATGAATGAGGATAAAACATTAGTATAAATCCCCCACGCCTGATCAAGACCAAAAATGAACCCAATTTCCTCATACTTCTTTTATTCCAATATGTTTACCATCATCTGTCAGCCACCTTCTCCCATCGGAATCCAAATGAAAAGGGAAATGGGAAATATTTTGTGTTGCGGCAATGAGGAGCCAGTCTTCGTCGAGCTTGTGGGCATAATTCAAAGTGGAAACAAAGTCCGATAAGATAATTGCATCAGGATCTACCAGTACAGAAACATCTGATGATGATGCCAGGGATCTCGCAACCACTGGAATGAAAAAATGGTGTACCCAGGAACCTGTACAGAATAAAGGACTAGTTTTGAGCAAATTGCACCATTATCTTAGGAAAATCAGTCCATATCAGAATTATAATCTTGGTGCAGCATATTACGCATCATACTTCTAGCCCGAATTACTATCATCAAAACAAGATTTCGTTAAGGTTAAAACAATCAGACATTCCGAAATGTGACTGACCCACAAGAATTCAagttatttaaagaaaaaaaaaacaaattaacaaCTCCAAACCATATCACAAGAACCTTAAATCAATATCTCAACTCTGGAAAAAAAAACGAGAAGACTCACGTGAAGTCAATATTAGGCTCAACTAAGACCCTGGATCCCAATGATTCCGCCAGGGAGAAAACAGAAGGATCTTGGCCGAAAAGAACAACATCAATATGTTCAGATAAACCAAGCCATGATCTCACAGCAAGAGCCTGCCTTTCACCTATTAAACCAGTGAAAGGCCGCGGTGCAGTAAAAAGAGTAATCTTGGGGCCGTCGTAAAAAACCTTCTGTTTCTTGGGCAACAACAGGGTGGCATAGAAGGATACACAGATCAAGAAAATCCCACAAATCCAAACAAGCCACAGCCCACTTTTCAAAGCCTGCGATATCAGAAAAACTCAACATTTGAGCACCACACAACGTGAACTTAATCAAAACCAAGGGAGCTGTAAAGTTTGAGTCTTTTTCACCTTCTTGTAGTAGAAACTGGAGAAGAGTATAGAAAAGCGAGCTTCCATTACGTTACTCTTTAGAAATGTATGAATGAAGTGAAGCGAGATTGCTATTCCAAACACAGCTTTTACGTGTTTATTCAACGGAAAATGGGTAATAGGGGAGAGTGGAAACGCCACAGCCTCCACCTTTAGCCACCAAAAATGCCGCTCAAAGCATGCGACCTATCATCCCTATGTGGGGATCACAGTTTTTTCAAAGTCAaaacaatttaatttaattattaattattaagtatatatatatatatatatatatatatatatatatatatatattatttttaatgtttatttTCTATCATGCTTCGACTACCGTTGACTCCAAATCCAGATTTGAGCAGGCGCACGTATCCGCTGCTTCAAAACAATATTAAATCAAAGTTTTCACGAAAAATTCTAATTGTCACAAAACccttatataaaataaattagttaaaatatcAATAAGTTAAACATGAAATGAAATTTGACAGGCCTAATATGACAGATTTATATATGGTAATTTGGtgaattttcgatttttattATAGGATTTCTGGGATAGTAATAGAACAAGGTCTGATATATATTAGAGGAGATCAGGGCGTTGCAGATATGTATGAA containing:
- the LOC140807172 gene encoding LOW QUALITY PROTEIN: beta-arabinofuranosyltransferase RAY1-like (The sequence of the model RefSeq protein was modified relative to this genomic sequence to represent the inferred CDS: deleted 1 base in 1 codon); this encodes MEARFSILFSSFYYKKALKSGLWLVWICGIFLICVSFYATLLLPKKQKVFYDGPKITLFTAPRPFTGLIGERQALAVRSWLGLSEHIDVVLFGQDPSVFSLAESLGSRVLVEPNIDFTFLGTPFFHSVVARSLASSSDVSVLVDPDAIILSDFVSTLNYAHKLDEDWLLIAATQNISHFPFHLDSDGRRWLTDDGKHIGIKELQEFLSQRSCGKLFGERMIIAWNNGDLPLHKGILPPFLYGKGLHNQWLITEAMNSDFRLVIDASPTISSFYLNDLHQESYISSRSWELHGNSLLGMLYGSFSFRKANYSSVLMLFEYGGHYLFVNKNQHIAYKPGYKRSLNLWKKGVSLSPMEEEIQGCLDSIKSLEETEGRLVNEQSRLWNSMTLSFSLENLLSIRADQNKTIVLGVAGYSYKDMLMSWVCRLRHLQLSNFLVCALDTEIYEFSIMQGLPVIKFSNPPTNISFDDCHFGTECFRKVTKVKSRMVLQILKLGYNVLLSDVDVYWFENPLPYLRSFGPAVLVVQSDEYNTAGPINLPRRLNSGFYYAHSDTITIKALEKVVKHAANSNFSEQPSFYDTLCGEGGSNRLDDNQCVEPETNLLVHFLNRDLFPNGAYGGLWEEKDIKNICTDKGCLILHNNWISGRKKKLERQVLSGLWEYDINTRMCLQAWQRSDIPGYF